From a region of the Gossypium raimondii isolate GPD5lz chromosome 10, ASM2569854v1, whole genome shotgun sequence genome:
- the LOC105776490 gene encoding probable WRKY transcription factor 48 — protein MEKKKENLISMANLRFSDENPSAVAAAAAATSFGGSIFDMTTGAGACDGDTKWGSSLGFMDLLGIHQDFIAPSLFDSFQPPPILPPPPPSTSSEPLLHQQLDTKQLQALPSPASIVPESSEVLNNPATPNSSSFSSSSNEAANDHEPTKAEDDEEEEQDQDKTKKQLKPKKKNQKRQREPRFAFMTKSEVDHLDDGYRWRKYGQKAVKNSPFPRSYYRCTSAGCGVKKRVERSSDDPSIVVTTYEGQHKHPYPITPRGSIGINMDPSSSFGPSFVVPQPQYLHQQQQLQPYIYNSSPSLNITSITRSGSSFNASIPDFLQDRRFNTPPTSSASLLRDHGLLQDLVPTQMRKEAKEQ, from the exons atggagaagaagaaagagaattTAATTTCCATGGCGAATTTAAGGTTTTCCGATGAGAATCCGTCGGCGGtggcagcagcagcagcagcgaCCAGTTTCGGTGGAAGCATCTTTGACATGACAACTGGAGCAGGGGCATGTGATGGAGATACTAAGTGGGGGTCTTCTTTAGGTTTCATGGACTTGCTTGGCATCCATCAAGATTTCATTGCCCCTTCTTTATTCGATTCCTTTCAGCCACCACCGATTCTTCCACCACCACCTCCCTCAACATCATCTGAACCACTTCTTCACCAACAACTGGACACGAAGCAGCTTCAAGCCCTTCCATCGCCGGCCTCCATCGTGCCGGAATCTTCTGAAGTTTTAAACAACCCTGCAACACCAAACTCttcttccttctcttcttcATCTAATGAAGCTGCAAATGATCATGAACCAACCAAAGCtgaagatgatgaagaagaagagcagGATCAAGACAAGACAAAGAAACA GTTGAAACCCAAAAAGAAGAACCAAAAAAGGCAAAGGGAACCGAGATTTGCGTTCATGACAAAGAGTGAAGTTGATCACTTAGATGATGGTTACCGATGGAGAAAGTATGGCCAAAAAGCTGTGAAAAACAGCCCTTTTCCcag GAGCTATTATCGTTGCACCAGCGCTGGCTGTGGGGTGAAGAAGAGAGTCGAGAGATCCTCCGATGATCCCTCCATCGTTGTCACCACTTACGAAGGCCAACACAAGCATCCCTACCCGATAACCCCTCGAGGAAGCATTGGAATCAACATGGATCCCTCCTCTAGTTTTGGCCCATCTTTTGTTGTTCCTCAACCTCAATATTTACATCAGCAGCAACAATTGCAACCCTATATATATAACTCATCGCCTTCTTTGAACATTACTAGTATCACTAGGAGTGGCTCTAGCTTCAATGCCTCGATTCCTGATTTCCTTCAAGACAGACGTTTTAATACTCCTCCTACTTCTTCAGCTTCGTTACTAAGAGACCATGGACTCCTTCAGGATCTTGTTCCAACACAGATGAGGAAAGAGGCAAAGGAACAGTAA